A single Polynucleobacter acidiphobus DNA region contains:
- the fdx gene encoding ISC system 2Fe-2S type ferredoxin: MTQIVVLPHSEYCPDGAVIEAEPGTSICETLLANDIEIEHACDMVCACTTCHVIVREGFASLNEPDENEEDMLDRAWGLSPQSRLSCQAIVAKTDLVIEIPKYSINHAKENH, translated from the coding sequence TTCTGAATATTGTCCTGATGGCGCAGTGATTGAAGCCGAGCCAGGAACCAGTATTTGTGAGACCTTGCTTGCCAATGATATTGAAATTGAACATGCGTGCGATATGGTGTGCGCTTGCACCACGTGTCATGTCATTGTGCGCGAAGGCTTTGCGAGTCTTAATGAGCCCGATGAAAACGAAGAGGATATGCTTGATCGCGCCTGGGGTCTGTCGCCACAGTCCCGTCTGTCGTGTCAGGCCATCGTGGCTAAAACGGATTTGGTGATTGAAATCCCTAAATATTCGATCAATCACGCCAAAGAAAATCATTAG